In Asanoa sp. WMMD1127, one genomic interval encodes:
- a CDS encoding citryl-CoA lyase translates to MSEPTLSDVSDWWATAVSRVEPDVIELRGRPVQELIGRTSFVGVVWLLLRGDLPSPGQERLLEAALVSSVDHGPHAPSIAVARMAVTCGIGLNSAMASAVNTLGDVHGGAGEQCMELLDDVLRRATDGADADHAAAAAVDEWRARSKYLPGFGHRFHRTDPRRDPLLDLVREAVDQGVVAGAHLRAAEAIERRLAAGRDRPIPINVDGCTAVVYAELGFAPPLARGLFVLGRSVGILAHAWEEANQGRRNKGPMPPAVRPTYLGPA, encoded by the coding sequence ATGAGCGAGCCCACGCTCTCGGACGTGTCGGACTGGTGGGCCACGGCGGTCTCGAGGGTGGAGCCCGACGTCATCGAGCTGCGCGGCCGGCCGGTCCAGGAGCTGATCGGCCGGACCAGCTTCGTCGGCGTCGTCTGGCTGCTGTTGCGCGGTGACCTGCCGAGCCCGGGCCAGGAGCGGCTGCTGGAAGCGGCGTTGGTCTCCTCGGTCGACCACGGGCCGCACGCGCCGTCGATCGCGGTCGCGCGCATGGCGGTCACCTGCGGCATCGGCCTCAACAGCGCGATGGCGAGCGCGGTCAACACGCTGGGCGACGTCCACGGCGGTGCGGGCGAGCAGTGCATGGAACTGCTGGACGACGTGCTGCGCCGCGCGACGGACGGCGCCGACGCGGACCACGCGGCCGCTGCGGCGGTCGACGAGTGGCGTGCCCGCTCCAAATATCTGCCCGGGTTCGGCCACCGGTTCCACCGCACGGACCCGCGCCGCGACCCGTTGCTGGACCTCGTCCGGGAGGCGGTGGACCAGGGCGTCGTGGCCGGCGCCCATCTGCGGGCGGCCGAGGCGATCGAACGCCGGCTGGCGGCCGGTCGCGACCGACCGATTCCCATCAATGTGGATGGTTGTACGGCGGTGGTCTACGCGGAGCTGGGCTTCGCGCCGCCGTTGGCCCGCGGGCTGTTCGTGCTCGGCCGCTCGGTCGGCATCCTCGCCCACGCGTGGGAGGAGGCGAACCAGGGCCGCCGTAACAAGGGCCCGATGCCGCCGGCCGTCCGGCCCACGTACCTTGGACCCGCCTGA
- a CDS encoding CoA transferase, with protein MADRPLRGVRVLDLTNVLAGPYCSYQLMLLGAEVVKVERPGQGDLARRLGPDPALNENLVGASFLAQNAGKKSIELDLKALADRARFDDLVRESDVLLENFRAGVLDRMGYGWDVLHAANPRLVYCAISGFGQTGPMSQAPAYDQIIQGLSGMMSITGTPDTVPLRVGFPVSDSIGGLVAAMSICAALAGRARTGEGVFLDVSMLEASLSAMGWAASNYLVSGVAPEPMGDQNATAAPSGTFDAADGPLNIAANRQEQFEVLCRLVRREDLLTDERFADREARKAHRAALNRELNAALRHRPAVEWEDLLSRAGVPAARILTVPQAVQLEQLRSRGFFTDLPFPTQPGRTLRVSGNGVLVNGAPCRPTTPPPLLGEHNDPEPAPAVREVSGR; from the coding sequence ATGGCTGACCGACCGCTGCGCGGCGTACGCGTCCTCGACCTGACCAACGTGCTGGCCGGCCCCTACTGCAGCTATCAGCTCATGCTGCTGGGCGCCGAGGTCGTCAAGGTGGAACGGCCCGGGCAGGGCGACCTGGCCCGCCGGCTGGGCCCCGATCCCGCGCTCAACGAGAACCTCGTCGGCGCGTCGTTCCTCGCCCAGAACGCCGGCAAGAAGTCGATCGAGCTCGACCTGAAGGCGCTCGCCGACCGGGCCCGCTTCGACGACCTCGTGCGCGAGTCGGACGTGCTGCTCGAGAACTTCCGGGCCGGGGTGCTCGACCGGATGGGCTACGGCTGGGACGTCCTGCACGCCGCGAACCCCCGGCTCGTCTACTGCGCCATCTCCGGCTTCGGGCAGACGGGGCCGATGAGCCAGGCGCCCGCGTACGACCAGATCATCCAGGGCCTGTCCGGGATGATGAGCATCACGGGTACGCCGGACACGGTGCCGCTGCGCGTCGGGTTCCCGGTCTCCGACTCGATCGGTGGCCTCGTCGCGGCCATGTCCATCTGCGCCGCGCTGGCCGGTCGCGCCCGCACCGGCGAGGGCGTGTTCCTCGACGTCTCGATGCTCGAGGCCTCGCTGTCGGCGATGGGCTGGGCCGCGTCCAACTACCTCGTCAGCGGCGTCGCCCCGGAGCCGATGGGCGACCAGAACGCCACCGCCGCGCCGTCGGGCACCTTCGACGCCGCGGACGGTCCCCTCAACATCGCGGCCAACCGGCAGGAGCAGTTCGAGGTCCTGTGCCGGCTGGTGCGGCGGGAGGACCTGCTGACCGACGAACGGTTCGCCGACCGTGAGGCCCGCAAGGCGCACCGGGCCGCCCTCAACCGCGAGCTGAACGCCGCGCTGCGCCACCGCCCGGCGGTGGAGTGGGAGGACCTGCTCTCCCGGGCCGGCGTTCCGGCGGCGCGCATCCTGACCGTCCCCCAGGCGGTGCAGCTTGAGCAGCTGCGCTCGCGTGGCTTCTTCACGGACCTTCCGTTCCCCACGCAGCCCGGTCGCACCCTGCGGGTCAGCGGCAACGGCGTGCTCGTCAACGGCGCGCCCTGCCGGCCGACGACGCCGCCACCGCTGCTCGGCGAGCACAACGACCCTGAGCCCGCGCCGGCTGTCCGGGAGGTGTCCGGCCGATGA
- a CDS encoding aldehyde dehydrogenase family protein, with product MSSTSIGCLVAGEWRTDGPHVERLGPWTRDVVSTARQAGDDDVRAALDYARGGARAVARMSPAARAAVLDRAATAVAGQRESLARLLALELGKPLKDGRGEIDRVADTFAVSAAEARHIGGEVLPVAGWARGVGNTALTHRAPVGVALAITPFNAPANLLAHKLAASFAAGNSTLVKPPPQAPAVSAALVALLLECGLPPEAVQVLHGDGALGATLCAAPEVGVISFTGSAATGAAVARAAGAKRLVLELGGNAATIVCADADVAAAARVCAATGYSNSGQSCISVQRVYVQRARFDEFVDAFTAEVEKLTVGDPLGEGTDVGSMVDDEAAERVVSWVRAAGAGGARITTGGRREGATVLPTVVAAPPADATLVREEVFGAAVAVLPYDDFDDVIAVCNDSRYGLQAGLFTHDVRRIVTAWRELEVGGLVVNGSSNFRLDHVPFGGVKDSGFGRESPRWMIDDYTVVKTLLLRGMSLFGDQESV from the coding sequence ATGTCGTCGACGTCGATCGGATGCCTCGTCGCCGGAGAATGGCGCACGGACGGTCCACACGTCGAGCGGCTCGGCCCGTGGACGCGCGACGTCGTCAGCACCGCCCGGCAGGCGGGCGACGACGACGTCCGCGCGGCGCTGGACTACGCGCGCGGTGGCGCCCGCGCCGTCGCCCGGATGTCACCGGCCGCCCGGGCGGCCGTGCTCGACCGCGCGGCCACGGCGGTCGCCGGGCAGCGCGAGAGCCTCGCCCGGCTGCTGGCGCTCGAGCTCGGCAAGCCGCTCAAGGACGGTCGCGGCGAGATCGACCGGGTCGCCGACACCTTCGCCGTGTCCGCCGCCGAGGCGCGGCACATCGGGGGCGAGGTGCTGCCGGTCGCCGGCTGGGCCCGGGGCGTCGGCAACACCGCGCTGACCCACCGGGCGCCCGTCGGCGTCGCCCTGGCGATCACACCGTTCAACGCGCCGGCCAACCTGCTGGCGCACAAGCTCGCGGCGTCCTTCGCGGCCGGCAACAGCACGCTGGTCAAGCCGCCGCCGCAGGCGCCGGCCGTCTCGGCGGCGCTGGTCGCGCTCCTGCTCGAGTGCGGGCTGCCGCCCGAGGCGGTGCAGGTGCTGCACGGCGACGGCGCGCTCGGCGCGACGCTGTGCGCGGCGCCCGAGGTCGGCGTCATCAGCTTCACCGGGAGTGCCGCGACGGGCGCGGCGGTGGCGCGGGCCGCCGGCGCCAAGCGGCTGGTGCTGGAGCTGGGCGGCAACGCGGCCACGATCGTGTGCGCGGACGCCGACGTCGCCGCGGCCGCGCGGGTCTGCGCCGCCACCGGCTACAGCAACTCGGGACAGAGCTGCATCTCGGTCCAACGGGTCTATGTGCAGCGGGCCCGCTTCGACGAGTTCGTCGACGCCTTCACCGCCGAGGTCGAGAAGCTCACGGTCGGCGACCCGCTGGGGGAGGGCACCGACGTCGGCTCCATGGTGGACGACGAGGCCGCCGAGCGCGTGGTGTCCTGGGTGCGGGCCGCCGGCGCCGGCGGGGCCCGGATCACCACGGGCGGCCGCCGGGAGGGGGCGACGGTGCTGCCGACGGTGGTCGCGGCGCCGCCGGCCGACGCCACGCTCGTCCGGGAGGAGGTGTTCGGCGCGGCCGTCGCGGTCCTGCCCTACGACGACTTCGACGACGTGATCGCCGTCTGCAACGACAGCCGTTACGGCCTGCAGGCCGGCCTGTTCACCCACGACGTGCGACGGATCGTCACGGCATGGCGGGAGCTCGAGGTGGGCGGTCTCGTGGTCAACGGGTCGTCCAACTTCCGGCTCGACCACGTGCCGTTCGGCGGGGTCAAGGACTCCGGTTTCGGGCGCGAGTCCCCCCGTTGGATGATCGACGACTACACCGTCGTCAAGACGTTGCTGCTGCGCGGGATGTCCCTGTTCGGCGACCAGGAGAGTGTGTGA
- a CDS encoding thiamine pyrophosphate-binding protein, which produces MSSQLTGADTTTAADALVAQLRSYGVEHVFGLCGHTNIALLDALGRSDIRFVIARHEQAAAHAADGYARATGKPGVVLVHVGPGLTNAVTGVLTAAMDSVPLVVISGDIPSYYHGRHPHQEVNLHADADQTAIYRPFVKRAWHVHRAADLSRFAERAFWTATAGRPGAVLLSVPMDHFSRPVPADAATAFPLAAHEPPALAADVAGRIADLLVAAERPLVYLGGGLRRGPGLDALRRLVEHLDIPVAHSLMAKGTLPDTHPLLLGMPGFWGLELTNRHTREADVVLALATRFAETDASSWDRRFTWQFPPGRLIQIDIDPAEIGRNFPVAVGAVADVSDAVQAIDAAVRERQPAPRQRTGLRDTITAARRTLFAESRQRGASEQFPLRPERILTDLRAHLPTDAILVTDVGWNKNGVAQCYELPDEGRFITPGGASTMGFGPAAAVGVQIARPDRTVVALVGDGGMSAQLPAVPMAVEQGAPVLFVVMNNRSHGTISDLQSANFGRSFGCDFQGPDGQPYSPDFAAYGRACGADGYAIDSAAAFGDALKAALAARRPAVIDVPMVNEPVPTPGHWNIKDIYQGVFE; this is translated from the coding sequence ATGAGCAGTCAGCTCACCGGAGCCGATACGACCACTGCCGCGGATGCCCTCGTCGCGCAACTCCGGTCGTACGGCGTCGAGCATGTCTTCGGGCTGTGCGGCCACACCAACATCGCCCTGCTCGACGCGCTGGGCCGCAGCGACATCCGGTTCGTCATCGCCCGGCACGAGCAGGCCGCGGCGCACGCGGCCGACGGCTACGCGCGCGCCACGGGGAAGCCGGGCGTCGTGCTGGTGCACGTCGGCCCGGGCCTGACCAACGCCGTCACCGGCGTGCTGACCGCCGCGATGGACTCGGTGCCGCTCGTGGTGATCAGCGGCGACATACCGTCCTACTACCACGGACGGCACCCGCACCAGGAGGTCAACCTCCACGCCGACGCCGACCAGACCGCGATCTACCGGCCGTTCGTCAAGCGGGCCTGGCACGTGCACCGGGCCGCCGACCTGTCCCGGTTCGCCGAGCGCGCGTTCTGGACGGCGACCGCCGGCCGCCCGGGCGCCGTGCTGCTCAGCGTGCCGATGGACCACTTCTCCCGTCCGGTGCCGGCGGACGCGGCGACCGCCTTCCCCCTCGCCGCACATGAACCGCCCGCCCTCGCGGCCGACGTCGCCGGGCGCATCGCCGACCTGCTCGTCGCGGCCGAGCGTCCGCTGGTCTACCTGGGCGGTGGGCTGCGCCGGGGGCCTGGGCTCGACGCGCTGCGCCGGCTCGTCGAACACCTCGACATCCCGGTGGCGCATTCGCTGATGGCGAAGGGCACCCTGCCCGACACGCACCCGCTCCTGCTGGGCATGCCGGGCTTCTGGGGTCTGGAGCTGACCAACCGGCACACCCGCGAGGCCGACGTGGTCCTCGCCCTGGCCACCCGGTTCGCCGAGACCGACGCGAGCTCGTGGGACCGCCGCTTCACCTGGCAGTTCCCGCCCGGCCGGCTCATCCAGATCGACATCGACCCGGCCGAGATCGGTCGCAACTTCCCGGTCGCCGTGGGGGCGGTCGCCGACGTCAGCGACGCCGTCCAGGCGATCGACGCCGCCGTCCGGGAGCGGCAGCCGGCGCCGCGGCAGCGCACGGGCTTGCGGGACACGATCACGGCCGCTCGCCGCACCCTGTTCGCCGAGAGCCGGCAGCGCGGCGCTAGCGAGCAGTTCCCGCTGCGCCCCGAACGGATCCTGACCGACCTGCGCGCCCACCTGCCGACCGACGCCATCCTCGTCACCGACGTCGGCTGGAACAAGAACGGCGTGGCGCAGTGCTACGAGCTGCCCGATGAGGGCCGGTTCATCACACCGGGCGGCGCGTCGACGATGGGGTTCGGGCCGGCTGCCGCGGTCGGCGTGCAGATCGCCCGACCCGACCGCACCGTGGTCGCCCTGGTCGGCGACGGCGGGATGAGCGCGCAGCTGCCGGCCGTTCCGATGGCCGTCGAGCAGGGCGCACCGGTGCTGTTCGTGGTGATGAACAACCGGTCCCACGGCACCATCTCCGACCTCCAGTCGGCCAACTTCGGGCGCAGCTTCGGCTGCGACTTCCAGGGACCGGACGGCCAGCCCTACAGCCCGGACTTCGCCGCCTACGGCCGCGCCTGCGGCGCCGACGGCTACGCGATCGACAGCGCCGCGGCCTTCGGCGACGCGCTGAAGGCCGCGCTGGCGGCCAGGCGGCCGGCGGTGATCGACGTTCCGATGGTCAACGAGCCCGTGCCCACGCCGGGCCACTGGAACATCAAGGACATCTATCAGGGCGTCTTCGAATAG
- a CDS encoding type II 3-dehydroquinate dehydratase has product MDRLFILNGPNLNMLGRREPQTYGRTTLAQIETRCLGLAEELRFDAVFRQSDSEADLIGWAHQAFAESAAVIVNPAGLSTRSVALYDALRMLDRPVVEVHLTNVFAREPVYHTDLVTARAASGFVAGFGADVYELAMRGLRDRLDHQG; this is encoded by the coding sequence GTGGACCGCTTGTTCATCCTCAACGGGCCGAACCTGAACATGCTCGGTCGCCGCGAGCCGCAGACCTACGGCCGCACCACGTTGGCGCAGATCGAGACCCGCTGCCTCGGCCTGGCCGAGGAGCTCCGCTTCGACGCGGTGTTCCGGCAGTCCGACAGCGAGGCGGACCTGATCGGCTGGGCACACCAGGCCTTCGCCGAGTCAGCCGCGGTCATCGTCAACCCGGCCGGGCTGTCGACGCGCTCGGTGGCGCTCTATGACGCGCTGCGCATGCTCGACCGGCCGGTCGTCGAGGTGCACCTGACCAACGTGTTCGCCCGCGAACCGGTCTACCACACCGACCTGGTGACCGCCCGCGCGGCGAGCGGGTTCGTCGCCGGCTTCGGCGCCGACGTCTACGAGCTGGCCATGCGCGGCCTCCGGGACCGCCTCGACCACCAGGGCTGA
- a CDS encoding Gfo/Idh/MocA family oxidoreductase, with the protein MRFGIAGCGRIARNHVAALRDVAGVEVVAVADVDGGRARAFAERHGVPRAYDDVEAMLAAGLDAVTICTPHGAHEAGVLAAARHGVHVLCEKPVALRVEQADRMVAATAAAGVRFGVLFQRRFWPAAMRIRAAIDDGRLGRPICGAVVARLNRDAAYYAEPWRGRLATEGGGVLMTQAIHHVDLLLWYLGPARRVTGRCATLVHRGVIEVEDTAAAIVEFASGAIATIQAGTTFRPGLGVQVWVGDGSGHTLGLSEFPEGVGATDVSTLDGERVLDAGPATAAMADLPLGDIHDRLAPYHALQVRDFVAALREDREPAVTGLDAIRSLEVVEAIYRSSRTGEAVEVGRW; encoded by the coding sequence ATGCGCTTCGGGATCGCCGGCTGCGGCCGGATCGCGCGCAACCACGTCGCCGCCCTGCGGGACGTGGCCGGCGTCGAGGTCGTCGCGGTGGCCGATGTGGACGGTGGGCGGGCACGCGCCTTCGCGGAGCGGCACGGCGTGCCGCGGGCGTACGACGATGTCGAGGCGATGCTGGCCGCCGGGCTGGACGCCGTGACGATCTGCACGCCGCACGGCGCCCACGAGGCCGGCGTGCTGGCCGCGGCCCGGCACGGCGTGCACGTCCTCTGCGAGAAGCCGGTGGCGTTGCGGGTGGAGCAGGCCGACCGGATGGTCGCCGCGACCGCGGCCGCCGGAGTGCGGTTCGGAGTGCTGTTCCAGCGTCGGTTCTGGCCGGCCGCCATGCGCATCCGGGCCGCCATCGACGACGGCCGGCTGGGCCGACCGATCTGCGGCGCCGTCGTCGCGCGGCTCAACCGCGACGCCGCCTACTACGCCGAGCCGTGGCGGGGACGGTTGGCCACGGAGGGCGGTGGCGTCCTGATGACCCAGGCGATCCACCACGTCGATCTCCTGCTGTGGTACCTCGGGCCGGCCCGCCGGGTGACCGGTCGGTGCGCGACGCTGGTGCACCGCGGCGTCATCGAGGTCGAGGACACCGCGGCCGCGATCGTGGAGTTCGCCTCGGGGGCCATCGCCACGATCCAGGCCGGCACCACCTTCCGCCCCGGCCTCGGCGTCCAGGTGTGGGTCGGCGACGGATCCGGGCACACGCTCGGACTCTCGGAGTTCCCGGAAGGCGTCGGCGCCACCGACGTGTCGACACTGGACGGTGAGCGCGTGCTCGATGCCGGACCGGCCACGGCGGCCATGGCCGACCTGCCGCTGGGGGACATTCACGACCGGCTCGCGCCCTACCACGCGCTGCAGGTGCGGGACTTCGTGGCGGCGCTCCGGGAGGACCGCGAGCCTGCTGTCACGGGCCTGGACGCGATCCGGTCGCTCGAGGTCGTCGAGGCGATCTACCGCTCCTCGCGGACCGGGGAGGCCGTCGAGGTCGGCCGGTGGTAG
- a CDS encoding family 43 glycosylhydrolase, which translates to MLTALPLLAVAAPAALAATVAPALVVNGDFPDPDVSRFGSTYYAYSTNNGFGNVPVASAPALSGPWTRRGNALPTLGAWASGGLTWAPDVSVRADGRYLLYYTARSTATGRQCIGAALATSPLGPFSPVGSGPLVCNAGEGGDIDASSFTDSTGLRYLLYKDDGNAIGQPTSLWLQRVAADGVTLQGARVELLRSGRSEENGVIEAPALTKVGNSYVLFYSLGGYGGDAYQTSYATATALTGPYTKAYRSLLTTASLDGAVRGPGGADVVRESGGDHIVFHGWINNNTARGMYVAALGWSGGYPVVRGSRVRYEAERGVLTRCSVRATAGASQGQVVAYIDYADSAVDISVFAPRAGAYTVHIGYAAGFGDAQHTLGVNGGAAQVVAYPNTGWETWREVRADVTLVAGANTVRLGFQSRWAELDYIEVA; encoded by the coding sequence GTGCTGACGGCCCTCCCTCTGCTCGCGGTCGCCGCGCCGGCCGCGCTGGCGGCCACCGTGGCACCCGCGCTCGTCGTCAACGGCGACTTTCCCGACCCCGACGTGTCGCGGTTCGGCTCGACCTACTACGCCTACTCGACCAACAACGGCTTCGGCAACGTCCCGGTGGCCTCGGCCCCGGCGTTGAGCGGGCCCTGGACCAGGCGGGGCAATGCCCTGCCGACGCTCGGCGCCTGGGCCAGCGGCGGTCTCACCTGGGCGCCCGACGTCTCCGTGCGGGCCGACGGCCGCTACCTGCTCTACTACACCGCCCGCAGCACCGCGACGGGGAGGCAGTGCATCGGCGCCGCGCTCGCCACCTCGCCGCTCGGCCCGTTCAGTCCCGTCGGCTCCGGTCCGCTGGTCTGCAACGCGGGCGAGGGCGGCGACATCGACGCGTCGAGCTTCACCGACTCGACCGGGCTGCGCTACCTCCTCTACAAGGACGACGGCAACGCGATCGGGCAGCCGACCAGCCTCTGGTTGCAGCGGGTCGCGGCCGACGGCGTGACACTCCAGGGCGCGCGGGTGGAGCTGCTGCGCAGCGGCCGGTCCGAGGAGAACGGCGTCATCGAGGCGCCGGCGCTGACCAAGGTCGGCAACAGCTACGTGCTCTTCTACTCGCTCGGCGGGTACGGCGGTGACGCGTACCAGACGAGCTACGCGACCGCGACGGCGTTGACCGGGCCCTACACGAAGGCCTATCGGTCCCTGCTGACGACCGCGAGCCTCGACGGCGCGGTGCGGGGACCCGGCGGCGCCGACGTCGTGCGCGAGAGCGGCGGTGACCACATCGTCTTCCACGGCTGGATCAACAACAACACCGCCCGGGGCATGTACGTGGCCGCGCTGGGCTGGTCGGGCGGCTATCCGGTCGTGCGCGGCAGCCGGGTCCGCTACGAAGCGGAGCGCGGGGTGCTCACCCGCTGCTCGGTGCGCGCCACGGCCGGCGCGTCGCAGGGCCAGGTGGTCGCCTACATCGACTACGCCGACAGCGCCGTCGACATCTCCGTCTTCGCGCCGCGGGCCGGCGCCTACACGGTCCACATCGGATATGCGGCCGGCTTCGGCGATGCCCAGCACACGCTGGGGGTCAACGGCGGCGCCGCGCAGGTGGTCGCCTATCCGAACACCGGTTGGGAGACCTGGCGTGAGGTCAGGGCCGACGTCACGCTCGTGGCCGGCGCCAACACGGTCCGGCTCGGCTTCCAGAGCCGATGGGCCGAGCTCGACTACATCGAGGTGGCCTGA
- a CDS encoding TetR/AcrR family transcriptional regulator, with protein sequence MARTPSTAAPERVRDSARTRAEILDVATAEFAARGYDGSRVDEIAALTRTTKRMIYYHFGGKKQLYIAVLERAYSRIRTAERGVDVDDLDPVDALRRVAGVTFDHHGAHPEFIRLVSIENIHNAEHVKELVEMVDLAGPVVSLLDGILRRGRAQGVFRADVDAIDVHMMISAFCVFRVANRHTFGTIFGRDLVDPARHDHYRAMCADMIVRYLAA encoded by the coding sequence ATGGCACGAACGCCGAGCACGGCGGCGCCGGAACGGGTGCGGGACAGCGCCCGGACCCGCGCCGAGATCCTCGACGTGGCCACCGCCGAGTTCGCGGCGCGCGGCTACGACGGCTCACGGGTCGACGAGATCGCGGCGCTGACCCGCACCACGAAGCGGATGATCTATTACCACTTCGGCGGCAAGAAGCAGCTCTACATCGCCGTGCTGGAGCGGGCCTACTCCCGCATCCGGACGGCCGAGCGCGGCGTCGACGTCGACGACCTCGACCCCGTCGACGCCCTGCGGCGGGTCGCCGGGGTCACCTTCGACCATCACGGCGCCCACCCGGAGTTCATCCGGCTCGTCAGCATCGAGAACATCCACAACGCCGAGCACGTCAAGGAACTGGTCGAGATGGTCGACCTCGCCGGCCCGGTCGTCTCGCTGCTCGACGGCATCCTGCGGCGCGGTCGGGCCCAGGGCGTGTTCCGGGCGGACGTCGACGCGATCGACGTCCACATGATGATCAGCGCGTTCTGCGTGTTCCGGGTGGCCAACCGCCACACGTTCGGCACCATCTTCGGCCGGGACCTGGTGGACCCGGCCCGCCACGACCATTACCGGGCGATGTGCGCTGACATGATCGTCCGCTATCTCGCCGCCTGA
- a CDS encoding IclR family transcriptional regulator, protein MAAPSKRKVPAEPMPAGDAADQQGVRSVQRALDILGLLTVDRPAISVREIVEATGLAKTTVLRMVSTLEQSGLLWATPSGYMAGPGLWRWAHLAQRSWELPPDTQRVMRELAGRHRETVSVYVARDIWRVCIARQEGPQPLRHVVHVGDELPMWAGASAKVLLRDASAGLLERIARSSPYGAGHVRRLREWIDEAATRGYAESHGEREDGLAAVAAPILGRSGTVIAALGLSGPAIRFTEDRVSEFAADLKQVARDMSERGFAHPFGDA, encoded by the coding sequence GTGGCTGCGCCCAGCAAGCGGAAAGTCCCCGCCGAGCCGATGCCGGCCGGTGACGCGGCCGACCAGCAAGGCGTCCGCAGTGTCCAGCGCGCGCTCGACATCCTCGGGCTGCTGACCGTCGACCGCCCCGCCATCTCGGTCCGGGAGATCGTCGAGGCCACCGGCCTCGCCAAGACCACGGTGCTGCGGATGGTATCCACGCTCGAGCAGAGCGGTCTGCTGTGGGCGACCCCGAGCGGATACATGGCGGGCCCGGGGCTCTGGCGCTGGGCCCATCTCGCGCAACGCAGCTGGGAGCTCCCGCCCGACACCCAGCGCGTCATGCGCGAGCTCGCCGGACGCCACCGCGAGACGGTCAGTGTCTACGTCGCCCGCGACATCTGGCGGGTCTGCATCGCCCGCCAGGAAGGCCCCCAGCCGCTGCGGCATGTCGTCCACGTCGGCGACGAGCTGCCGATGTGGGCCGGCGCGTCCGCGAAGGTGCTGCTCCGCGACGCCTCCGCCGGGCTGCTCGAACGCATCGCCCGCAGCTCCCCCTACGGCGCCGGGCACGTGCGGCGGCTGCGGGAGTGGATCGACGAGGCGGCGACGCGGGGCTACGCCGAGAGCCATGGCGAGCGCGAGGACGGCCTGGCCGCCGTCGCCGCCCCGATCCTCGGCCGGTCCGGGACGGTCATCGCCGCGCTCGGGCTGAGCGGTCCCGCGATCCGGTTCACGGAAGACCGGGTGAGCGAGTTCGCGGCCGACCTCAAGCAGGTGGCCCGCGACATGTCGGAACGCGGTTTCGCCCACCCGTTCGGCGACGCCTGA
- a CDS encoding TRAP transporter small permease subunit, translating into MTGQPPPVVEDPASGAAEPARRREPAVLRAWASVELAIACAALVLIFVSVLWQVVSRFVPGLNWPGVGELAGYSLIVLTFIMVGYLIGNNGHITIQIIDYVVKGRAMVVVKVISAACTAVICALLVWEAIELIQAYPNRRTAALEIPIWIMYAFPLIGFASGTVRAIVRIFYANQDDVAFDAAEAR; encoded by the coding sequence ATGACGGGCCAGCCGCCGCCGGTCGTGGAGGATCCGGCGTCCGGAGCCGCCGAACCGGCCCGGCGGCGGGAGCCGGCCGTGCTGCGGGCGTGGGCCTCGGTGGAGCTGGCGATCGCCTGCGCCGCACTGGTGCTGATCTTCGTCAGTGTGCTCTGGCAGGTCGTCAGCCGGTTCGTCCCGGGGCTCAACTGGCCGGGGGTCGGTGAGCTGGCCGGCTACTCGTTGATCGTCCTGACCTTCATCATGGTGGGCTACCTGATCGGCAACAACGGCCACATCACCATCCAGATCATCGACTACGTCGTCAAAGGCCGGGCGATGGTGGTGGTCAAGGTGATCTCGGCGGCCTGCACGGCGGTCATCTGCGCCCTGCTGGTCTGGGAGGCGATCGAGCTGATCCAGGCCTACCCGAACCGGCGGACCGCCGCTCTCGAGATACCCATCTGGATCATGTACGCGTTCCCCCTGATCGGGTTCGCGTCCGGGACGGTCCGCGCGATCGTACGCATCTTCTACGCCAACCAGGACGACGTGGCGTTCGACGCGGCGGAGGCCCGATGA